Genomic window (Primulina eburnea isolate SZY01 chromosome 8, ASM2296580v1, whole genome shotgun sequence):
TATATTTCATATGCAATCCCAGGAGAGTAGTGGACTTGAATGAAAAAACCACTAAAACCCTAGAGTGAGAATTTTTTGAAATGCTCTCTCCCTCTATCAAACCTCTTTCCTTCGCTTCCCTTCTCTGCTCCCTCTTCACTACCTTCAATCCTTAATTCCTCGATCGTACTTCCCTTGACTACCGGCGCGGGCCATCGGCCGTCGACGGTTGTCATCCTTTCACTTTTCTAACCTTCTCACCTTTTCCGCCTTCTCGTTTGTGGGTTCCCTGGTTCGCGCCCTTCTGGATCGGAGTACCACTATCTCGTCGTCTTAGCTGGTGGAATGATGTCACAGTCTGTTAAGACTACGGTGAGAGAGGAAATGGTGAAGATTGAGTTTAAATCGTTCTCCCTACAACTGGTGTATGGAGGCTCGATGATTCGTTGGTGTGAAAGAACAAGGAATGCTAGCTATATTTTGGTCTTAGATCGCGAGGAATCCAGATGGGTCAGCTCTATACTCAGACTTCTCATTCTCGAGCCACAGTCAAGCGTGGATTTTAACCGGTTTAGGGGCAGAAGTGCAACTATCATTGCCCAGCGTTTTGTTAACAGAAGAGGCCGGTTTTTAGAGATATCAAGATACAGTTCAACAGGGAAGAAGCAGAACATCATTGTACCAATTGGTCTAAAGGCTCTAGGGTGGATGAGGATATCGGATATCCTCATCAAATTACTGTCTGGGAAGTCACAGATATTGGTTCAAGAACCAAAAGTGTATGGTAAAGCTATCAACAGAGACAAAGCTACACAGAAGACGGTTCAGAAGGAAGACAGAAATCTCAGTCAAGAAGCAACCAAGGTTTCGGAGGTCAGCGATTGGCAAATTTCGGAGAGAGACTGGAATGGAGCCATCATCATCACTAAAGGCAGGGTCAACGTACTGTGGTCCCAAGTGGAAATGGTACTAGGGAAAGACGTCAAAAGAAGGATCGAAGTGCATCCGTTTCAAGCTAACAAAGCGGTTTGGTGGCCACAAGATTCAAAGGAACTCTCGCATTACATCAAATTGAGAAGAGGATTCTTCGATTATGGAGTGGCTTTAGATTTTGCGGAATGGAGGCCAGATATCAACGCAGCAGATTCAGTCATCAAGTGCTGTAATAGCTGGATTAAGGTTTCGGGGTTACCTTGGAACTTATGGACGCTGGATAACTTCAAAGCGATCGGGTCCCTTTGCGGGGGTCTACTGGAGGTTAGCATTGATACAAGGCGTCTCCGAGACCTTGGGGCGGCAAAGATTAAGGTCAAAGGAAACAGGGATGGGTTCATCAGAAACAGTCTTTCAATTCCTCTCAACGGGGTTAtcacagaaatcagaattagcACTCAAACTTTCGACAGCGAGGCCTACGAGATCTACGCAAAGCAGACATATGCTCAAATTGTGGTAAATGGTAAGAGGAAGATGGCAGGATCGGGGAATTCACCTACATGCAGGAACATGGAGATAACAGACAAGCCTCAAATCACCTACAATGTAATGTTCGAAGAAGGGCTGGGCAATCAGCAGAAGGCCAAAGAAGACGAAGGAGAGCCAGTCGTATTATTACCAGCACCTCACACTCAGGGCAGGAAGGTGGGAAAAATCTTACAAAACATCTCACCAAAACATATCGACGATTTCAGAAGATCTCCTATCCACTCTATATCCAACAGAGCAGACGAAGACTTGGGTCCTAGGAACACTGATAATGGTCATAATTCGGTTCTGCATTCTTATCGACAAATTTATCGCAGAAAAGATACACCAGCCAACAAAGAAGATCATGCTTCCTACGTGGACGAGGGACAAATCCAAGCAAATAAGCTGAACAGGGACGGACCTAGCAATACAAGGGACGTCCAACTCGAAGATTTCGAAGAAAAAATCCAAACCGATTCAGAAGACGATATACTGGATGATGAATTCGAGCTCACTGATTCGGCCAGTCATGTATCCTCTCAATCGGATTCAACTACCAATTATGAAGCAGACGGTTTGGACATCAAAGGGTTGTTCTCTCAAGATGAAAAAGTAGAGCTCCTCCAGGGGCCATCTATCCTCGAGAATACAAAACCCTTAGTGGGCAAGGTACTTTCATGTTTTCAATCTTCGGGTTTTAATCATTCCTTCACTCTCAATTCTCTTTTTCCCGCTTCTTTCTGTGCGTTGGGGTTGTCTACTGGGAAATTGGGGGAGGGGAGAGGGGGCCAATCAAGTTCAATGATCAAGCAGGGTACCGAGGGATACGCCAACATGGGTGATGAAAGGTTGCCGCAATTAAAAGTTGTGACAAATCTTCCGGACTTGGGCACTGTCACAACTGATGTTTTCGGAATGAGTAAATCAGCGGGTAAATTGAGCAGAGAGTTGGTTAGGTTGTCATGTGGGATTAATTATGAGAATGGATCATCTTCGAGGGGTTCACGCCGTTGTTTATGAAGATTTGTTCTTGGAATATCAGAGGGGGAGGGTCGGCGAGAAGAAGGGAGTTAGTGCGTATGGTTATTCGAAAGGAAAATCCCGATATTGTGGTGGTGTTAGAGACTAAGAAGATTGGAGTAGATCGCCGATTTGTGGCAAGTTTATGGAAATCCAGATTTGTGGATTGGGTCAGTCTACCAGCGGAAGGACGATCAGGAGGTATTCTAGTCATGTGGGATCCCCGAGTGGTTCAAGTTTGCGACAATCTTATTGGGAATTTTTCTGTTTCGGTGCAAATacagtggcaagaaggaattaaATGGTGGTTGTCAGCTATCTACGGTCCTTGCAGCCCACGGAAAAGAGAATTATTGTGGGATGAAATTGCAGGGTTGCACACCATTTGTGGGAATAATTGGTGTGTCGGCGGAGATTTCAACGTCGTCCGGAACTTGAGTGAAAAATCAAACAGCACCACTTACACCACGAGTATGCATTGCTTTGATACTTTGATCGAGGAATTGGGTTTGCATGATCCCCCACTGCTAAACGCAAGGTTCACTTGGACAAATTTCAGGGCTGATCCCATTTGCTGTAGATTAGATAGGTTCCTTGTCTCCGGGGGGTGGAAAGATATATTCCCTCATTTCAGACAGACAGCATTGCCGAGAATAACTTCTGATCATCACCCGATAGTTTTCGACACAACACGGGTGAAATGGGGGCCATCTCCTTTCAGATTCGAGAACGTTTGGCTCACACATAATAACTTTAAAGAATCTGTTGCGGAATGGTGGGGCAGCGAGAGCACTCAAGGATGGGAGGGGTACAAGTTTATGTTGAAActcaaagaaataaaaaataaggtTCAGCAATGGAATAGAGAGGTTTTTGGTAATATTGACTACAAAATTTCAGAACTGCGGAATCGAGTAACTCGGTTAGATGAGCGAGAGGCGGAAGGAGTGTGGTCACAAGAACTTAATGAGACCCGCAGAGAAGTGAGATGTGAGTTGGAGACATTGGTTATTCGAAAATTGCAGATGGAAAGCCAGAAGGCTAAAGTAAAATGGTTGAAAGACGGGGACTAAAACTCTAAGTTCTTCCGCTCTCTTTTGAAGAACAGGAGGAACCGAGCAACAATAGAAAAAATAGAGTTGGACGATGGGTCTTTGATTGCAGACGAGGTTCAAGTTGAGAATGAGATCATTGGATACTATAAGCAGCTTTATAAAGAATCGGAAGGGGATGGATCGGGTCTAGAAGAGGTTGAATGGAGGGCAATAAATTTGATGGAAGCCGAGCAGTTGGAACAGCCTTTCTCGGAGGAGGAAATCAAAGGAGCGGTGTTTGATTGTGAGGGTGAAAAATCTCCGGGGCCAGATGGCTTTACCTTAGCTTTTTACCAAAAGTGCTGGGAATCAATTAAAAATGACCTACTCAAAGTGTTTGCTGAATTCTTCGAGAATGGAATTGTCAATGGAAAAACGAATGAAACATACATCTGTTTGATCCCGAAGAAAAAAGAGGCAACTAGGATTAAAGACTTCAGGCCTATCAGTCTAATCACAAGTTTGTATAAGATTTTGTCCAAGGTGTTGACCAATAGACTGAAGAAAGTTATGAGCAAAACAGTGGCGGAAAATCAATGTGCTTTCATTCGAGGCAGGCAGATAACAGACTGTTGTTTAATAGCGAACGAAGTGGTGGAGGAATACagaaggaaaaagaaaagagGTTGGATTATGAAAGTGGATTTGGAGAAGGCTTATGACAACATCGACTGGAGATTCCTAGATTTTGTGCTACAAAAGAAGGGGTTTGGGGTTAAGTGGAGGAAGTGGATCAGGGGTTGTGTTTCAAATGTGTCATATTCAATCTTTATTAACGGCCGACCGCGGGGGAAGTTCAACGGCAAAAGGGGACTCAGACAAGAAGATCCTCTATAACTTTTTTTGTTCAACTTAGTGGTTGATGGGTTGGGAAGATTGATTGACAAGGCTAAGGTGTCAAATGTGGTGAGGGGACTTGAGGTAGGGAAAAACAAGGTAGAAATTTCTCACATTCAATTTGCCGATGACACTCTATTCCTCGTCCAAAATGAGAGCCAGTTGTTGAATGTTGTTGAGCTACTCAAAGTCTTCTGCTCTAAATCGGGACTGAAAGTAAACTTTGAAAAAAGTTCAATATTGGGCTTGAACCAAGTTGATGACGCGGTTGAAAGCCTAGCGGAAGTGGTGGGTTGCAAGAAAGACAAGTGGCCGATGATATACCTTGGAGCACCATTGGGAGGTGATCCCATGAAGGCTGAATTTTGGGCACCGGTGGTAGCGAAGATGTCTACTAAGTTGGCACATTGGAAAAAAGCTTTCTTATCTAGAGGTGGTCGACTAACGTTGATTAAAGCCGTCCTAAGCGCGTTGCCTACTTATTACATGTCAATATTCATGGTCCCTCGGCGAGTAGCTAAGCATTTGGAAACTTTGATGAGGAACTTTTTGTGGGACGGTGCTGACGGGGAGATTCATTGCCATGTTGTAAATTGGACTCAAGTGTGCAAACCGAAAGAACTTGGAGGATTAGGTTTGGGGAGTGTTCGAATGAGGAATAAATCATTGCTAGGAAAGTGGTGGTGGAGAAGTGCGGTAGAAAAAGATTCGTTGTGGAAAAGAGTGATAGGGAGCATTTATGGTTTTGAGGACAACGGTTGGGATTTGAGGGAGGCGCGGAATTCCACTTTCAGAAGCCCTTGGAAGTTTATTTCTCGGTCCCATTCGTCTTGTCAACACTTGATTGGCACGGTGCTCAAGGGAGGGAACTTATTGAGATTTTGGGAAGATAGTTGGTTGGGTGAGTTGTCTTTCAAAGAGCGGTTTCCACGTCTTTTTCTTCTATCAGTTTCTTCTAATAAACCTATCGATCGATTTTATTCGGTTACTAATACTCAGGGGTCTTCATCTTTCCAGTGGGATTTGAGGTTTAGAAGAGGATTGAATGATGTTGAGTTGGGTGAGTTCACTTCCCTTGTAGGTCTCTTAGAGTCAGCTTCTTTGAGTGTGGGTTCTGTCGATGTCAGGGTTTGGTTAGGGGATTCATCGGGCGTCTTTTCTGTCAGTTCTCTGTACTATTCTTTCTTTAACAGTCCTAATACTTTGTCATTCCCTTATTTCACTAACATATGGAAAGTACCGATCCCACAAAAGGTAAAGGTTTTCTCTTGGATAGTGGCCCTCGGCAGATTGCAAACTTGTGACAGGATACAGAAGAGTCAACCAAGTAATTCTATAAGTCCACAATGGTGCTGCTTATGCAAGCAAAGTGAGGAGGATCAAGAACATCTGCTGCTACACTGTTCTTTCACGAGGGGAATCTGGAGTAAGGTTATGCAGCACCTGGGATTCGAGTGGGTTTTCCCGGCACTTTCTAGAGATTTGTTCGTAATGGAAAACGGTTTACTCAACGGAAGGGGAAAAAGGACTTTCTGGTACATCATCGTACATTGCACATTTTGGACAACATGGATAGAGCGCAATAACAGAATTTTCAACGACAAAGGAGACTCGATCGACGAACTATGGGAGAAATTAAGATTCAGGGTTGCCAAATGGACAACTACTGTGTCGGTGTTTCGACATTTATTGTTATCTGATTTAGTTAGGGATTGGTGTTTTATGTACGTATGAGTTTGTTATAGTTAGTCAATCGGTGGTTGGACTGTGGATTGCTCATCCACGGGAATTGTAATCTCAACTACTATTAATCTAATAAATTCATAgtttcctatcaaaaaaaaaaaaatgcaatcCCAGCATTGGTAAGAAGATCAAACATGATAGCTTAAGTACAGCGCAGCCTGAATTAAAGACAGATCCTCAAAATCTAATAGAGTAAAATTTTTAACAAATCTGCCGCCAACCAGCACTACCAAAGACGTGAAttcacattaaaaaaaaaagacatacCCTCAGAAAGCCCTGTTCTAAGATGAACCCTAAAATCATAGGAACTGCTGTAAAGATTCCAATCTGGAACAGAAACTGTGCATTAATAGCCGCACTCAGAGAAGTATTATCCCGTATTTGTGCTCTGTCTAGAATGGTTTCATCAACCCCAGATAACgcctagaaaaaaaaattaatgtaaaTATAATAAGGAACCACAGCCATAGAATTCGAGATGGAAAGATGAGTAGAAATAAAACAATCTTCTCAGTATATAATTAATGTAAGAACGGCACACAGTAAGACATGAATACATTACTGTAAAAAGAGAATACAGGCTACGGACTTACCAAATACACCCTCCCATAGAGAAAAGCATACACAGTCAGCACAGTCAACTGCAAGGAGATTTGGACTTGTTAAAGGTTATCAAACAGCTTCCAAACAGGTATTAACATGGGATGCAAAGTTCAATTCTTGTAAAATAAACATACACAAGCAAAACCAGACGTTGCCCAACAAATTTAGACAAAAGTCCGCCATTTCATAAATCTAAACAACAAAGCAGGAAAGTTGCTTTTCCATGAGAAATAGCTAACCATGGTGCAAAAGTAGAATCCGACTGTGGTAAAGTAAAATGAGAGCATCCTAAAAAAATCAAAGTGCTGCCCAAGCCTGTAGATATCCCTACTAAGAACTTGTTCTCCATTGCCTCCAGCAACTTTTCCTTCAAATAGGGCAATCTGATTGAGTCCAACATCTCTTCCCTTACCAACCTGTGCAAAATTCATTTAATTAGCTAGTCTTCTCCCAATTCACATATACTCATGATCCGAAGCTTGAAAGGAATCTAAGTTATACCTGAATGTATTCATGGTGAGTCACATTCCCTTGACGTAAAGTTGAATTGAAACCTGCATTTTTTCAACTCCATGGTTCAGGCATCTAATATGATCAACATGCTTAAGTCATTTCACAATCCCACATCAACCTAAAGCTCTACTAACACTTGATAAATCGTGCTCGACGAGCTCAAGCTTGATGGTGCTGACATAGTCAAGCTCAAGCCCAAATCCCCCCACTTAGTCCAGCTCAAGTAGTGAAACTTTTTTCTAGTTGAGCTAAAATAGAGGTCCACTCCAACTAGAATTTGCTCAATTGCATCACCAACGTAAGTGACAATATAATTGAAGTAATTCCGTATTATTAGACCACAAATCACGAAAATTTTGGACAGCTGTTGCTAGGGATCGACATGTGCTCTTGCTTGGATATCGATTAAGACACGGTACTTGGGTTGTTGTaaggtttaaaagatttgaggaGCAAAAATATCACTAAATGTATTTTTGTAAGGGAGAGTAGTTACCAAAAGAGGGATTGTTGAAGAGCAACAATTTGCGGGGAGAGTGATTGAAACTTGGTATTTGGACATCAGTATGGTTCAGAAGGTGTGAGATATATCATTACCGTCGACTTAAACTTTTGTTAAAATGAAATGCGCTCAATCCTACAATATTTAACACCTACTACCAATTTCTTTGAAATAATGGTGAAAAATCTGCACCGAAAACCTAATTACTTCTTTCAGCAATTATCTTTATTCCTTTATTGATAACCATCAAGACAAGAAAAAAATCATATCCCTTAAACATAAAGATTCCATATTaactaaaataaaacaaaaaaatgttATCAGTTTCTTAAATCGGTCATACCAGAGTAGATATCTTCACTGATATTAATTACACGAGATGCCTTGCTAATACCACCCCTCGTAATATGGAACACTCTATCAAAAACATCTGGATGACCATAATGCATGCGAACCCTGAAGAACACCAGAGTATCAAGTAAAACCTATGCACGGTTTTGATTAACTTTAAGAGGCTGAGAAATAAACATAGTAGCAAGCAAACATTATGAAATAGCCACCCGCCAGGAGAACTTACTTCAGAGGATTTGCAAGAACACGTTGACCAAGAGTAACAAAACTGGATTCTTGACTAGACATGAAATATGCTAAAGAAGACACACTGCATGTGAAAGTTGAAGAGTTAGTTTATGATGAAGTATACAGAGAGAAAAAAATGCAAATAAAGCCCTTTAAATACCTTCCAGTAAATACATGTTCCCTGACACCAAGAATTGTCGGAGGACGAATTCCATGATCACAATAGAACTCTTCAAGAAGATTTCTCATCTTCAATGCTTCCTCAAAATAATTATCCTGAGAGATGAGGAGttcattaatgaaaaaggtAGGCAGAAATCCCCGCACTTTTCTGGACAATGACAATTAGGAGGAACAGAAAATTCACAAAAGCAAGCTAAAG
Coding sequences:
- the LOC140840264 gene encoding uncharacterized protein; amino-acid sequence: MMSQSVKTTVREEMVKIEFKSFSLQLVYGGSMIRWCERTRNASYILVLDREESRWVSSILRLLILEPQSSVDFNRFRGRSATIIAQRFVNRRGRFLEISRYSSTGKKQNIIVPIGLKALGWMRISDILIKLLSGKSQILVQEPKVYGKAINRDKATQKTVQKEDRNLSQEATKVSEVSDWQISERDWNGAIIITKGRVNVLWSQVEMVLGKDVKRRIEVHPFQANKAVWWPQDSKELSHYIKLRRGFFDYGVALDFAEWRPDINAADSVIKCCNSWIKVSGLPWNLWTLDNFKAIGSLCGGLLEVSIDTRRLRDLGAAKIKVKGNRDGFIRNSLSIPLNGVITEIRISTQTFDSEAYEIYAKQTYAQIVVNGKRKMAGSGNSPTCRNMEITDKPQITYNVMFEEGLGNQQKAKEDEGEPVVLLPAPHTQGRKVGKILQNISPKHIDDFRRSPIHSISNRADEDLGPRNTDNGHNSVLHSYRQIYRRKDTPANKEDHASYVDEGQIQANKLNRDGPSNTRDVQLEDFEEKIQTDSEDDILDDEFELTDSASHVSSQSDSTTNYEADGLDIKGLFSQDEKVELLQGPSILENTKPLVGKVLSCFQSSGFNHSFTLNSLFPASFCALGLSTGKLGEGRGGQSSSMIKQGTEGYANMGDERLPQLKVVTNLPDLGTVTTDVFGMSKSAGKLSRELVRLSCGINYENGSSSRGSRRCL